One genomic region from Alteromonas pelagimontana encodes:
- a CDS encoding outer membrane protein, which produces MKILKAILAVSFTGFFCNTASADWNFGVSYMNFSDNSSTPTAEVVEQNDEFSVKAMALSVGYLYSIGNSDFSVMPEARYGYGFGDDTITVDDQKVVVEADHFAAFSLRGIYQLSKNFVLFAQPSYGNLKLKASTDDSRFSQDEWQFGMGAGLSYSSTRSVAFEVMYEKFDDIDIMSAGVRFRF; this is translated from the coding sequence ATGAAAATATTGAAAGCAATACTCGCCGTGTCGTTTACCGGCTTCTTCTGTAATACCGCCAGCGCCGACTGGAATTTTGGTGTGTCTTATATGAACTTCTCTGACAATAGCAGCACGCCTACTGCAGAAGTCGTTGAGCAAAACGATGAGTTTAGTGTAAAAGCCATGGCGTTAAGCGTTGGCTATCTTTATTCCATCGGTAATTCCGACTTCAGCGTGATGCCTGAAGCGCGTTACGGCTATGGTTTTGGTGACGACACCATCACCGTCGATGATCAGAAAGTTGTCGTTGAGGCAGATCATTTTGCCGCGTTCAGCCTGCGGGGCATTTATCAATTAAGCAAAAACTTTGTCCTGTTTGCTCAGCCTTCTTACGGCAATTTGAAGTTAAAGGCATCTACTGATGACTCTCGGTTTAGCCAGGATGAATGGCAGTTTGGTATGGGCGCAGGCTTAAGTTACAGCAGCACCCGTTCTGTCGCCTTTGAGGTGATGTATGAGAAATTTGACGATATTGATATTATGTCGGCAGGTGTACGTTTTCGATTCTAG
- a CDS encoding TonB-dependent receptor yields the protein MNTLFSKSLLTGAIALALGSQTAFAQENTNNKPSKDNTEVIVVSGTPGGAGIRKIDASFAVTNIDAGDIEKLAPKSTADLFKAIPGVWVESSGGESGANVFVRGFPGGGDAPFLTISLEGSPIYPASTLSFLENSQMFRIDETIETVEALRGGPNPVVSNGQPGLTTNFRLKRGGENTEAVAKYTTSDYGLNRVDLVLSGALADDLYYMVGGYIKSSPGIRDAGFNSEEGNQFTINITKEFKNGELNLYTRQTDDHGAWYLPTPLNVDGIDAEYTQIGPLNRQATITYGPNDTTESFDFGDGRGWDGSVSGGSLKLDLGGGWQLVDRFNLTKGKANTLGFVPEGSATTVGAVADNGTTATGAVTNAVYDADTDIQQIGRWVVLKDVEAFTNDIAVSRQFDNFDASVGVYTATTKAEDWWSINNQAYYVLAPGGEMLAGIACNTAPEGCGGNYDIDSVGDASTTAFYATTSWYATDDLTVDLGLRRENHEVNYSVDEGLDGTIDKAVSDDMDKTSWTAGVNYALNDFSGVFARVNRGYKMPYFDDFRDNWDAFNAGTELIKEVTQGELGYKYMNDSIQFFATAFANEVKGDTFVRRPGEPAEILTNEAYGIELDGHYSHDSGFSVNLNGTIQETEITASATNEGNEAQRQPGWQVRVTPSYSFDVNGMYATVYGTVSAVDDRWGNNENTVVLEGYEKIDLGVTLEPTESIKLQLSVDNLTDELGITEGDPRNPESPNGRYIMPRSIKFSVAYMLF from the coding sequence ATGAATACGTTGTTTTCAAAAAGCCTGCTAACTGGCGCTATTGCCCTCGCATTGGGAAGTCAAACCGCCTTTGCACAAGAAAATACCAATAACAAACCCTCTAAAGATAATACTGAAGTCATTGTTGTGAGCGGTACGCCGGGCGGAGCCGGAATTCGTAAGATAGATGCCAGCTTTGCCGTAACCAATATTGATGCCGGCGACATTGAAAAACTGGCGCCAAAATCGACTGCCGATTTATTCAAGGCGATTCCGGGTGTGTGGGTTGAAAGTTCGGGTGGTGAATCTGGCGCAAACGTATTTGTGCGCGGCTTTCCCGGCGGCGGTGATGCGCCATTTTTGACCATTAGTCTTGAAGGTTCGCCTATTTATCCCGCTTCAACGCTCTCGTTCCTGGAAAACTCGCAAATGTTCCGGATTGATGAAACCATTGAAACCGTTGAAGCATTGCGCGGCGGCCCTAACCCGGTTGTGAGTAACGGGCAACCGGGTTTAACAACCAACTTCCGCTTAAAACGTGGCGGAGAAAACACCGAAGCCGTTGCTAAGTACACCACCTCTGACTATGGCTTGAATAGAGTAGACCTGGTGTTAAGCGGTGCGCTCGCTGACGATTTGTACTATATGGTTGGCGGCTATATCAAAAGTTCTCCGGGTATTCGTGATGCTGGATTTAACTCTGAAGAAGGCAATCAGTTTACCATTAACATTACTAAAGAATTTAAAAATGGCGAGTTGAACCTTTACACTCGCCAAACTGACGATCACGGTGCCTGGTACCTGCCAACGCCATTAAATGTTGATGGCATTGATGCTGAATACACGCAAATTGGTCCGTTAAATCGTCAGGCGACGATCACTTATGGCCCCAACGACACCACCGAAAGCTTCGATTTTGGTGATGGTCGTGGCTGGGACGGCAGTGTGAGTGGCGGTAGCCTGAAACTGGATTTAGGCGGTGGCTGGCAATTAGTTGATCGTTTTAACCTGACCAAAGGCAAAGCAAATACGTTAGGTTTTGTTCCAGAAGGTTCGGCTACCACTGTTGGCGCCGTTGCTGATAACGGAACAACTGCAACCGGAGCGGTTACAAACGCCGTTTATGATGCAGATACCGATATCCAGCAAATTGGTCGCTGGGTGGTGCTGAAGGATGTTGAAGCTTTCACTAATGATATCGCTGTATCCAGGCAGTTCGATAATTTCGACGCATCTGTCGGCGTGTATACGGCAACCACTAAAGCCGAAGACTGGTGGAGCATTAATAATCAGGCCTATTATGTGCTTGCGCCAGGCGGCGAAATGCTTGCGGGGATTGCCTGTAACACAGCGCCTGAAGGCTGTGGCGGGAACTATGATATTGATTCCGTAGGTGATGCTTCGACAACTGCTTTTTATGCCACTACCTCCTGGTATGCCACTGATGATCTCACCGTGGATTTAGGTTTGCGTCGTGAAAATCATGAAGTCAATTACAGCGTAGATGAAGGTTTGGATGGCACTATTGATAAAGCAGTAAGCGATGACATGGATAAAACCTCCTGGACAGCCGGGGTAAATTACGCACTTAACGACTTTAGCGGTGTGTTCGCGCGCGTAAACCGTGGCTATAAGATGCCCTATTTTGATGATTTCCGCGATAACTGGGATGCTTTCAACGCAGGCACTGAATTAATTAAAGAGGTAACACAAGGCGAGCTGGGCTATAAGTACATGAATGACAGCATTCAATTCTTTGCCACCGCGTTCGCTAACGAAGTTAAGGGAGATACGTTTGTCCGCCGTCCAGGCGAGCCTGCAGAAATTCTCACCAATGAAGCCTATGGTATAGAATTAGACGGACACTATAGCCACGATTCCGGTTTTTCAGTGAACCTTAACGGTACCATTCAGGAAACCGAGATTACCGCCAGTGCCACTAACGAAGGTAATGAAGCACAGCGTCAGCCCGGCTGGCAAGTACGGGTAACCCCAAGCTATTCCTTCGATGTCAATGGTATGTATGCCACGGTTTATGGCACAGTATCAGCAGTGGATGATCGCTGGGGTAATAACGAAAATACCGTTGTACTGGAAGGATACGAAAAAATTGATTTGGGCGTAACCCTGGAACCCACCGAAAGTATTAAACTACAGTTATCGGTGGATAATCTCACAGATGAACTTGGCATAACCGAAGGTGATCCAAGAAATCCGGAGTCTCCGAATGGCCGTTATATTATGCCGCGTAGCATTAAGTTCAGCGTGGCCTACATGTTGTTCTAA
- a CDS encoding LacI family DNA-binding transcriptional regulator produces the protein MRKESKLTLAGLAELAGVSTSTASRALKDNPLIKKETRARIQALAKAHNYSVNAAASRLRTQKTNVIAVILNLIEHTEQSITDPFLLKVVGELNQALNAKGYELLLSNSFMATDDWANYFISSQRADGLIVVGQGKSTDKIDAAARSGVPLVVWGDPTTQSSYPIVGGDNRFGGYVATRHLIAGGCSRIVFLGDPEHAEMSERHAGYKKAHAEAGLSFNAALTFPIDITSTAAYNCINHVVREKGLIFDGIVAVSDMVALGALKALKERYVGIPADVSIVGYDDIALAELMHPSLTTVRQNTKLAAEKMVEQLICQFNSEETCSQVVEIALIERRSSHPTS, from the coding sequence TTGAGAAAAGAATCTAAGCTGACGTTGGCAGGTTTGGCGGAGCTAGCGGGTGTGTCTACCTCCACCGCATCAAGAGCGTTAAAAGATAATCCGCTGATTAAAAAAGAAACCAGAGCCAGAATTCAGGCATTGGCAAAAGCGCACAATTATAGTGTTAATGCTGCTGCAAGCCGGCTTCGTACGCAGAAAACCAACGTCATCGCTGTCATTCTCAATTTGATCGAGCATACCGAGCAGAGCATCACCGACCCGTTTTTGTTAAAGGTGGTGGGGGAGTTAAATCAGGCGCTAAACGCCAAAGGCTACGAGTTGCTGCTTTCCAATTCCTTTATGGCCACCGATGACTGGGCAAATTATTTCATTAGTAGCCAGCGCGCGGATGGACTGATTGTAGTCGGGCAGGGCAAAAGCACCGACAAAATAGATGCCGCAGCAAGAAGTGGTGTACCGCTGGTAGTCTGGGGCGACCCCACAACCCAAAGTTCATACCCGATTGTTGGAGGCGACAATCGCTTCGGCGGATATGTCGCAACCCGCCATCTTATTGCAGGCGGTTGCAGTCGCATCGTATTTTTGGGCGACCCGGAGCACGCGGAAATGAGTGAGCGGCACGCCGGTTACAAGAAAGCGCACGCAGAAGCAGGACTTAGCTTCAATGCTGCACTGACGTTTCCTATCGATATCACCAGTACTGCCGCCTACAACTGCATTAACCATGTGGTGCGAGAAAAAGGGTTAATATTTGATGGCATCGTCGCAGTAAGTGATATGGTGGCGTTAGGCGCGTTAAAAGCGCTGAAAGAGCGCTACGTGGGTATTCCGGCAGATGTCAGTATTGTAGGGTACGATGATATTGCCCTGGCAGAGCTGATGCATCCTTCTCTTACCACTGTGAGGCAAAACACTAAATTGGCTGCGGAAAAAATGGTTGAACAGTTGATTTGCCAGTTTAACAGCGAAGAGACTTGCTCGCAGGTGGTCGAAATTGCGTTAATAGAACGCCGCTCTTCTCACCCTACTTCTTGA
- a CDS encoding MFS transporter produces MPRLLIVAAIAASYFVFAILLNSVGTVILQSINTFDISKPEASVLEGFKDLSIAGVSFLIASFIPRIGYKIAMLIGLAMVGILCALTPSIASFWVIKLLFAGVGTAFALVKVSVYAIIGQVTDSTKSHSSLMNTIEGIFMLGVLSGYWIFSAFIDPLNTASASWLNVYYFLALLLLAALLLVMAAPITTPAKEELPGQALGDFVAMIKLAYQPLVLIFVLSIFLYVLIEQGIGSWLPTFNREVLGLPVNISIQITSIFAVSLAIGRLGAGAILTKVHWYPFLNSCLVLMALIMLLSLPLATRVPEGTVLSLFDAPLAAFLVPMIGLMMAPIYPVINSVMLSSLPRPQHAPMTGLIVVFSALGGTTGSIITGYVFEALGGQTAFYFSLIPIVLILVTLFFFKRSSHSMTRPAN; encoded by the coding sequence ATGCCGCGCTTGCTTATTGTTGCTGCTATTGCTGCCAGCTATTTTGTCTTTGCTATTTTGCTCAACAGCGTCGGTACCGTCATTCTGCAGTCCATTAACACCTTTGATATCAGCAAGCCCGAAGCCAGTGTGTTGGAAGGATTTAAAGATCTTTCCATTGCCGGTGTGTCTTTTCTTATTGCTTCATTCATCCCTCGAATCGGCTATAAAATCGCTATGTTGATTGGTTTAGCGATGGTGGGAATTCTCTGCGCTCTAACACCGTCTATAGCCAGTTTTTGGGTCATCAAGTTGCTATTCGCCGGTGTAGGCACTGCTTTTGCGTTAGTGAAAGTATCAGTCTACGCCATTATCGGACAAGTCACAGACTCGACAAAAAGCCACTCTTCATTAATGAACACCATTGAAGGCATTTTTATGCTTGGCGTGCTGTCGGGTTATTGGATATTCAGTGCGTTCATTGATCCTCTGAATACCGCTTCAGCAAGTTGGTTGAACGTTTATTATTTTCTCGCCTTGCTGCTTCTCGCCGCGCTGCTCTTGGTGATGGCAGCTCCTATAACTACGCCCGCGAAAGAAGAGTTGCCAGGTCAGGCACTGGGCGATTTTGTTGCCATGATTAAATTGGCTTATCAACCACTGGTGCTAATTTTTGTCCTTTCCATATTCTTGTATGTGTTGATAGAGCAGGGCATTGGCTCCTGGCTACCCACCTTCAACCGTGAGGTTCTGGGGTTGCCGGTCAATATCAGTATTCAGATCACCAGCATTTTTGCTGTTTCTCTGGCTATCGGTCGCCTCGGTGCCGGCGCTATTTTAACTAAAGTTCACTGGTACCCGTTCTTAAATAGCTGTCTTGTGCTGATGGCGCTGATTATGTTGTTGAGTTTACCACTGGCGACAAGAGTTCCTGAAGGCACTGTTTTATCACTATTTGATGCACCTTTGGCAGCATTTCTGGTGCCGATGATAGGATTGATGATGGCGCCTATTTATCCGGTGATTAATTCGGTGATGTTAAGTTCGTTACCCCGTCCGCAACATGCACCGATGACAGGGTTAATTGTAGTATTTTCAGCTTTGGGTGGTACCACGGGCTCAATTATTACCGGTTATGTTTTTGAAGCACTGGGAGGGCAGACGGCTTTTTATTTTTCGTTGATTCCCATTGTGTTAATTCTGGTCACTCTCTTTTTCTTCAAACGGTCGTCGCATTCAATGACCCGCCCAGCGAATTAA